CCATGTTTTTCAGTTGCACGGAGTTAATTTTCACAGAGTTTCTCAGAGTTTTTTCTCAGTGTTACCATGTGTCATTTCCAACTCGGGACAGGCTTTGGCTCCCCGATACTCGGGGCAGGCTTTGGCTCTCGAATCTCGCTTCTATAATTTATGCCACGTTCAATTTAACCACTTCCAGCTCAGCACCTTTGTCATATGCTTCCTGTGCTTTATCCATGACTAATTTTGTGGTCGCGGAATCCAAATAGTAGTGCCCACAGTTCTGACAAACTTCAGCCGGGACATCTTTAAGCAAAACAATTGTATTATCCCTTTCGAGTGTGACAGTTACCTTTCCAGGTTTTGTATGGCCATTTTTACAAATTGAGCATTCCATGATATTTACTTTTTAAACCTGCCTGCTGGCAGACAGATCTCGCTTCTCACCTCTCGCCTCTCGTGTCTCAAATCTTATCCGCCACGGCGGACGAGCATCTAAAATCTTAAATCTAAAATCCTTCCCGGCACACCCACCACCGTCACCTTATCCGGAATATCCTTGGTCACCACGGCCCCGGCACCCACGACTACATGATTACCGATTTTTACACCGGGAAGTATACAGGCATTGGCCCCTATCCTTGTATGATTTCCGATTTTGGAATTACCCAACAGCACTGCCTTGGGGCTGATTTCGCTGAACTCACCTATCTCCACTTCATGATGCACCTGTGCGCCGGTATTGACCAAAGTCCCTTTCCCGATCCGGGCATTTGACCCGACAAAAACCATATTCATCAGGTCAGCTTCTTCAAAAATGGCATAGGGACTGAGCACCAGGTTTTTGCCACGCAGCCCCATCAGTTCTCCCCCACACTTCTGAAGCAGGCGATACAAATTCAGCCTGAACGCAGGATTGCCTACACCAAGCACAAACCTCTTGTCTTTTTGGAAAGAGGCAATCAATTCTTCATTGGTTTTAAGGACGGGATACTGCCCATGAACGGTTAACTGATCATTGTGATCGAAGAATAAGATTTCCCCCTGCTCCCCTTCCTGAATCAGTATATCCAAAACTTCTAAAGAGTGTCCACTTGCGCCTGCGATGATCATTGGGTGAAGATTGTAGATTTAAGATGCTCGTCCGCCGTGGCGGATAAGATTTTAGATTTAAAAACCATAGGGTTCCTATTCATTCTGAAAGAGCTTTTGGGAAGGATGAAGGTTGGGATGCCGTCATTCTGAAAGAGCTTTTGGGAAAGGATGAAGGCTGAAGGCTGAAGGTACCGTCTTGCCGTCATTCTGAACGAGCTTTGCGAAATCCTTAAATCAATCTGAGATTTTTACAGCGATGTGAAGAATCCCCTGAGTAAAGGATGAAGGATAAATGTACCGCTCTGCCGTCATCCCTACCAAATCAAACTTTGTGTCTTCGTGCCTTTGCGGGAACAACCTTTGCGCCTTTGCGTCTTTGCCGGAACATACTTTGTGTCTTCGTGCCTTTGTGGGAACAAACTTTGCGCCTTTGCGTCTTTGCGGGAACAATCTTTGCGCCTTTGCGGGAACAAACTCCGCGTCCTTAGCAATGGATTCAGGACATTCCCCCCTTTGAAAGAAAATACAACTGAAATGAGA
This window of the Aquiflexum balticum DSM 16537 genome carries:
- a CDS encoding type II toxin-antitoxin system MqsA family antitoxin, producing the protein MECSICKNGHTKPGKVTVTLERDNTIVLLKDVPAEVCQNCGHYYLDSATTKLVMDKAQEAYDKGAELEVVKLNVA
- a CDS encoding acetyltransferase codes for the protein MIIAGASGHSLEVLDILIQEGEQGEILFFDHNDQLTVHGQYPVLKTNEELIASFQKDKRFVLGVGNPAFRLNLYRLLQKCGGELMGLRGKNLVLSPYAIFEEADLMNMVFVGSNARIGKGTLVNTGAQVHHEVEIGEFSEISPKAVLLGNSKIGNHTRIGANACILPGVKIGNHVVVGAGAVVTKDIPDKVTVVGVPGRILDLRF